Proteins from one Drosophila gunungcola strain Sukarami chromosome 3R, Dgunungcola_SK_2, whole genome shotgun sequence genomic window:
- the LOC128258192 gene encoding uncharacterized protein LOC128258192 produces MKSFIALCLIFSLAINYVNADCPDTENVVWALGGGCQVFRNECYLIRANMVRKPGYTVTTKEECQKQCPQIIYSPTTGNYNGHVREFGNSCLKRVHTCRTGESKC; encoded by the exons ATGAAATCTTTTATTGCGctatgtttaatatttagtttagcTATAAATTATGTCAATGCCGATTGTCCAGATACGGAGAATGTTGTGTGGGCTCTTGGTGGCGGCTGCCAAGTGTTTCGTAATGAATGTTACTTAATTAGGGCAAACATGGTGCGCAAGCCAg GCTATACAGTTACCACCAAAGAGGAGTGCCAAAAACAATGCCCCCAAATCATTTATAGCCCAACAACTGGCAATTACAATGGACATGTCCGGGAATTCGGCAATAGCTGCTTAAAACGGGTCCACACATGTCGCACTGGCGAGAGTAAGtgctaa